One Paenibacillus sp. FSL H7-0737 DNA segment encodes these proteins:
- a CDS encoding AbrB/MazE/SpoVT family DNA-binding domain-containing protein: MKPAGVVRKVDQLGRIVLPKSLRKRYQMNEGDPVEILVQGDHIILERYRPKCVFCGSMEGVSEYKDRYICAACLSEMTQLPRHA, translated from the coding sequence ATGAAACCTGCTGGTGTAGTTCGCAAAGTGGATCAGCTGGGTAGAATTGTTCTGCCTAAGTCCCTGCGTAAAAGGTATCAGATGAATGAAGGCGACCCGGTTGAAATTTTGGTACAGGGTGACCATATCATCTTGGAGCGTTACCGTCCAAAATGTGTTTTCTGCGGATCAATGGAAGGTGTGAGTGAATATAAAGATCGTTATATTTGCGCTGCATGCCTCTCAGAAATGACGCAATTGCCAAGACACGCCTAG
- the serC gene encoding 3-phosphoserine/phosphohydroxythreonine transaminase, translating to MNKRAYNFNAGPAALPLTVLERAQAEFVDFRESGMSIMEMSHRGAIYESVHNEAQERLLSLLGNPKGYKVLFVQGGASTQFAMIPMNLISEGQVGSYVMTGSWADKAYKEAKLVGGAHVAASSEDKKFLAIPELSSIKAAENAAYLHVTSNETIEGTQYAEYPDAGSIPLIADMSSDILCRPIDVNQFGMIYAGAQKNLGPSGVTVVIAKEELLAESPSNIPTIMRYSTHYKNNSLYNTPPSFSVYMVNEVLKWIEEQGGLAGIHSKNLEKAGLLYDHIDGSDGFYSGVAEKSSRSIMNVTFRMQSEELEKRFVKAAELEGFVGLKGHRSVGGLRASIYNAVPYESVKALSDFMNHFRQTQG from the coding sequence TTGAATAAGAGAGCATACAATTTTAATGCCGGACCGGCAGCATTGCCGCTTACGGTACTGGAACGCGCACAAGCGGAGTTTGTTGATTTCCGAGAAAGTGGAATGTCTATCATGGAGATGTCGCACCGTGGAGCAATCTACGAATCCGTGCATAATGAAGCGCAGGAACGTCTGCTTTCGCTCCTCGGCAATCCGAAGGGCTATAAGGTATTATTCGTACAAGGTGGAGCAAGCACACAGTTTGCTATGATCCCTATGAACCTGATTTCCGAAGGCCAAGTAGGTAGCTATGTTATGACAGGTAGCTGGGCAGATAAGGCTTATAAAGAAGCTAAATTGGTAGGGGGCGCTCATGTTGCTGCTTCTTCCGAAGACAAGAAATTCTTAGCTATACCTGAATTGAGTTCGATTAAAGCTGCGGAAAATGCTGCCTACCTTCACGTTACTTCCAATGAGACCATTGAAGGAACGCAATATGCAGAATATCCGGATGCTGGCTCGATTCCGCTCATCGCAGATATGTCCAGTGATATCCTTTGCCGGCCAATCGATGTCAACCAATTCGGAATGATCTATGCTGGAGCACAAAAGAACCTTGGTCCTTCCGGTGTGACTGTAGTTATTGCTAAAGAGGAATTGCTCGCAGAATCACCTTCTAACATTCCAACTATCATGCGTTACAGCACTCATTACAAAAATAACTCTCTTTACAATACACCTCCATCTTTCTCTGTATATATGGTTAACGAAGTATTAAAATGGATTGAGGAGCAAGGTGGTCTTGCTGGTATCCATTCCAAGAACCTTGAAAAAGCGGGTCTATTATATGATCACATCGATGGAAGTGACGGCTTCTACAGTGGTGTTGCTGAGAAGAGCAGTCGCTCCATTATGAACGTTACCTTCCGGATGCAATCGGAAGAACTCGAAAAACGGTTTGTTAAAGCTGCTGAACTGGAAGGTTTTGTCGGCTTAAAGGGACATCGTAGTGTGGGTGGCTTGCGCGCTTCCATTTACAATGCAGTTCCTTACGAAAGTGTTAAAGCACTTTCTGATTTCATGAACCATTTCCGGCAAACTCAAGGTTAA
- the trmL gene encoding tRNA (uridine(34)/cytosine(34)/5-carboxymethylaminomethyluridine(34)-2'-O)-methyltransferase TrmL, translating to MALHIVLVEPEIPANTGNIARTCAATGTHLHLVRPLGFRTDDATLKRAGLDYWHAVNIEYHDSFAEVLEKYSEGRFFYATTKAEKRYSDFDFQDGDFFVFGKETKGLSAEILEAGKETKMRMPMSDAVRSLNLSNSAAIIVYEALRQLDFPNLV from the coding sequence ATGGCACTCCATATCGTATTAGTTGAGCCGGAAATACCGGCCAATACTGGAAACATTGCGCGTACCTGCGCAGCAACAGGCACTCATCTTCATTTGGTTCGCCCGCTCGGATTCCGTACAGACGATGCTACATTGAAAAGAGCAGGATTGGATTACTGGCACGCTGTTAACATTGAATACCACGACTCTTTTGCTGAGGTACTTGAGAAGTACAGTGAGGGACGTTTCTTTTACGCAACGACGAAAGCGGAGAAGAGATATAGCGATTTTGATTTTCAAGATGGAGACTTCTTTGTCTTTGGTAAAGAAACGAAGGGGCTTTCTGCTGAAATTCTGGAAGCGGGTAAAGAAACAAAAATGCGCATGCCAATGAGTGATGCCGTGAGATCGCTTAATTTATCGAATTCTGCAGCTATTATTGTATATGAAGCCCTTCGACAGCTGGATTTTCCTAATCTTGTTTAG
- a CDS encoding SpoVR family protein, with protein MPSEEINALERAIAEITEIATGFGLDFYPMRYEICPADIIYTFGAYGMPTRFGHWSFGKTFHKMKSQYDFGLSKIYELVINSNPCYAFLLDGNSLIQNKLIVAHVLAHCDFFKNNMRFSMSNRDMVESMSATADRIAGYSVTYGTDAVEKFIDSVLAIQEHIDPSLIQPRKLGKTHLLEAKMKELKDAPPGGSKPANPYDELWNLDKRNSGPQEASSGNRAFPPEPEKDIVWFIQQYSTVLEDWQRDIMTMLHDEMLYFWPQMETKIMNEGWASYWHQRIVRELDLTEEETVEYAKLNSSVVQPSRQSLNPYYLGLKIFEDIERRWDREKIFEVRELESDTSFIRSYLSKELVNDLDLYVFEKKGPEWKITDKAWENVRDQLVLARVNGGSPYLVIEDADFEKNGELFITHRYESIELDLKYLERTLPHIYSLWGRTVHLQTVVEDKKARFSYDGKKVQRKFI; from the coding sequence ATGCCAAGCGAAGAAATTAATGCGTTGGAGCGGGCGATTGCAGAAATTACGGAAATAGCTACTGGCTTCGGCTTGGATTTTTATCCCATGCGTTATGAAATATGTCCTGCCGATATTATTTATACATTCGGTGCGTATGGAATGCCGACAAGATTTGGTCATTGGAGCTTCGGAAAAACATTTCACAAAATGAAATCCCAATACGATTTCGGGCTGAGTAAAATATACGAGCTCGTCATTAACTCCAACCCTTGTTATGCCTTCCTGCTCGACGGAAACTCGCTGATTCAGAACAAACTGATCGTAGCTCACGTGCTGGCGCACTGCGATTTTTTCAAAAATAACATGCGTTTCTCCATGTCCAACCGGGATATGGTCGAGAGCATGTCGGCTACTGCGGACCGAATCGCGGGTTATTCAGTAACCTACGGCACCGATGCTGTGGAGAAATTCATTGATTCGGTGCTGGCCATTCAAGAGCATATAGATCCCAGCCTGATTCAGCCGCGCAAGCTAGGTAAGACCCATCTGCTGGAAGCCAAAATGAAAGAACTCAAGGATGCCCCTCCGGGTGGCTCCAAACCAGCTAATCCGTACGACGAGTTATGGAATCTAGACAAGAGAAATTCTGGACCACAGGAAGCATCATCCGGAAATCGTGCGTTCCCACCTGAGCCGGAAAAAGATATTGTCTGGTTCATCCAGCAATATTCCACCGTCTTGGAGGATTGGCAGCGCGATATTATGACGATGCTTCATGATGAAATGCTCTACTTCTGGCCACAAATGGAGACGAAGATCATGAACGAAGGCTGGGCTTCGTACTGGCATCAGCGCATCGTTCGTGAACTGGATCTGACCGAAGAAGAAACCGTAGAATACGCTAAACTAAATTCCTCCGTCGTGCAGCCTTCACGGCAAAGCCTGAATCCATACTATCTTGGTCTAAAAATCTTCGAAGACATCGAACGCCGCTGGGACCGAGAGAAAATATTTGAGGTTCGCGAGTTGGAGTCTGATACTTCTTTTATCCGCAGCTATCTGTCCAAAGAACTGGTGAACGACCTCGATCTTTATGTTTTTGAGAAAAAAGGGCCGGAATGGAAAATCACCGACAAAGCATGGGAAAACGTACGGGATCAACTGGTGCTCGCTCGAGTCAATGGCGGGTCACCTTACTTGGTCATAGAGGATGCCGACTTCGAGAAGAATGGCGAGTTATTTATCACCCACCGCTATGAAAGTATCGAGCTGGATCTGAAGTACCTGGAGCGAACACTCCCGCATATCTACTCATTATGGGGGCGCACCGTTCATCTGCAGACCGTCGTGGAGGACAAAAAGGCGCGGTTCTCGTATGATGGCAAAAAGGTGCAACGGAAGTTTATTTAA
- a CDS encoding PrkA family serine protein kinase — translation MDIFERIASYRAENDRLAWSGTFKQYIELLKKDPSPAKTAHSRVYDMIKSHGVEDINGRKRYKFFEQEIFGLDRAVEKLVEEYFHSAARRLDVRKRILLLMGPVSGGKSTLVTLLKRGLEQYSRTDAGAVYAVEGCPMHEDPLHLIPLELRPEIEKELGVRIEGNLCPSCQMRLRNDYAGDIEQVKVARVILSEEERVGIGTFSPSDPKSQDIADLTGSIDFSTITEFGSESDPRAYRFDGELNKANRGLMEFQEMLKCDEKFLWNLLSLTQEGNFKAGRFALISADEMIIAHTNETEYKSFISNKKNEALQSRMIVMPVPYNLRVSEEEKIYAKLIAQSDMNHVHIAPHALRAAAIFSILTRLKESKKQGMDLIKKLRMYDGEEVEGYKEADLKEMQTEYLDEGMSGIDPRYVINRISSALIKGDLQCMNALDVLRAIKDGLDQHPSITKEERERYLNFISIARKEYDILAKSEVQKAFVYSFEESAKTLFENYLDNIEAFCNWSKIRDPLTDEEMEPDERLMRSIEEQIGISENAKKAFREEILIRISAYSRKGKKFEYNNHDRLREAIEKKLFTDLKDIVKITTSSKTPDESQLKRINEVCARLIDGHHYCPICANELLKYVGSLLNR, via the coding sequence ATGGATATTTTTGAGCGAATAGCTTCGTATCGGGCTGAGAACGACCGTTTGGCGTGGAGCGGGACCTTCAAGCAATATATAGAACTTTTGAAAAAAGACCCCTCTCCCGCAAAAACCGCTCACTCCCGCGTTTATGACATGATCAAGTCGCATGGCGTAGAGGACATAAACGGACGCAAACGTTATAAGTTTTTTGAACAGGAGATTTTTGGACTTGATCGTGCAGTCGAAAAGTTAGTGGAGGAATATTTTCATTCTGCAGCACGCCGGCTAGATGTTCGTAAACGGATTCTGTTATTGATGGGACCTGTCAGTGGGGGGAAATCGACCCTAGTCACGCTGTTAAAAAGAGGGTTGGAACAATACTCGCGGACGGATGCGGGTGCGGTATATGCGGTTGAGGGCTGCCCGATGCATGAGGACCCACTACATTTGATCCCCCTGGAGCTTCGTCCAGAGATTGAAAAAGAACTCGGTGTGCGTATTGAGGGCAACTTGTGCCCGTCCTGCCAGATGCGGCTGAGAAATGATTATGCCGGAGATATTGAGCAGGTTAAAGTGGCTCGTGTCATTTTGTCAGAAGAAGAGCGGGTAGGGATTGGTACTTTTAGTCCATCCGATCCGAAGTCGCAAGATATCGCCGATTTGACAGGAAGTATCGACTTTTCGACCATTACTGAATTTGGTTCGGAATCCGATCCACGCGCTTACCGTTTTGATGGAGAGCTGAACAAAGCTAACCGTGGGCTGATGGAATTTCAAGAAATGCTCAAATGCGATGAAAAGTTTCTATGGAATCTGCTGTCACTGACGCAAGAAGGCAATTTCAAGGCTGGCCGGTTCGCGCTGATCAGTGCGGATGAAATGATCATAGCTCACACCAATGAAACCGAGTATAAGTCGTTTATTTCTAATAAAAAGAATGAAGCGCTCCAGTCCCGTATGATTGTTATGCCTGTTCCGTATAACCTCAGAGTATCGGAAGAGGAAAAAATCTACGCGAAGCTGATCGCCCAGAGTGATATGAACCATGTGCATATTGCGCCGCATGCGCTGCGTGCCGCTGCTATTTTCTCGATCCTGACCCGTCTGAAAGAAAGTAAAAAGCAGGGCATGGATTTGATCAAAAAGCTTCGCATGTATGATGGTGAAGAGGTCGAAGGCTACAAAGAAGCAGATCTCAAGGAGATGCAAACGGAGTATTTGGATGAAGGCATGTCCGGAATAGATCCGCGGTATGTTATCAACCGGATTTCCAGCGCTTTGATCAAAGGTGATCTGCAGTGCATGAACGCACTGGATGTGTTGCGTGCAATTAAAGACGGCCTGGATCAGCATCCATCGATTACAAAAGAGGAGCGGGAGCGTTATTTGAACTTCATCTCCATTGCCCGCAAAGAATATGATATTTTAGCTAAAAGCGAAGTGCAAAAGGCCTTCGTCTACTCCTTTGAGGAGTCCGCCAAGACATTATTTGAGAATTATCTCGATAATATCGAAGCCTTCTGCAATTGGTCCAAAATCCGTGATCCGCTGACGGATGAGGAGATGGAGCCGGATGAGCGGTTAATGCGTTCGATTGAAGAGCAAATCGGTATCTCTGAGAATGCGAAAAAAGCGTTCCGTGAAGAGATCCTGATCCGGATTTCCGCGTATTCACGCAAAGGGAAGAAATTCGAGTACAACAACCACGACCGCCTACGGGAAGCGATTGAGAAGAAGCTATTCACAGATCTCAAAGATATCGTCAAAATCACCACCTCGTCCAAAACGCCGGATGAAAGTCAGCTTAAACGGATCAATGAGGTGTGCGCTAGACTTATTGATGGGCATCACTATTGCCCAATTTGCGCTAATGAGCTGCTGAAGTATGTGGGCAGTCTGCTTAATCGGTAA
- a CDS encoding DNA-binding response regulator, whose protein sequence is MMKVWQVVIVGCHPTSMLGTKLILEEGGELKVLGMYSTWDEGASIVREKNPELVLADYHMPEGNIESVLLNMKKSSPNSHFVVMTDEDGRDLLQPLIELGASGIFSKGASPHQLLQLILGLRVGFLSMPLEWIEKGSWPISTSKGLDDVLQLTQTEMFIMERIVQGITYDKIALEIAVSRRSIDNYLRKIYVKLDVSTRAQAIEKFALFSRQNRQIYA, encoded by the coding sequence ATGATGAAGGTTTGGCAGGTGGTTATTGTGGGGTGTCATCCTACAAGTATGCTGGGGACAAAATTGATTTTGGAAGAGGGAGGAGAGCTTAAAGTTCTAGGAATGTATTCAACTTGGGACGAAGGCGCTTCCATCGTAAGGGAAAAGAATCCCGAGCTAGTGCTGGCAGATTATCATATGCCTGAAGGTAATATTGAGAGTGTGCTGTTAAATATGAAAAAAAGCTCACCAAACTCACATTTTGTCGTAATGACGGATGAAGACGGCAGGGATCTGCTTCAGCCCCTCATAGAGCTGGGAGCCAGCGGGATCTTCTCCAAAGGAGCTTCTCCTCATCAGCTTTTACAGCTGATCCTGGGTTTGCGGGTGGGTTTTCTTTCAATGCCGCTAGAATGGATAGAAAAAGGATCCTGGCCGATTTCGACTTCTAAAGGACTGGATGATGTTCTTCAATTGACACAGACAGAGATGTTTATTATGGAGCGAATCGTTCAGGGGATTACTTATGATAAAATAGCGCTTGAAATTGCAGTAAGTCGTCGTTCGATTGACAATTACTTGCGCAAAATTTATGTGAAGCTTGATGTTTCGACGCGAGCGCAGGCCATTGAGAAATTTGCTCTCTTTTCAAGACAAAACAGGCAAATCTACGCATAA
- a CDS encoding GNAT family N-acetyltransferase, producing the protein MIREAKVEDWKDISELLEQLGYSETEAFMQEKIEKLVLHPDEELLVFEEDHKVVACISMHYIPQLGLTGDTAIISYLVVSNAIRSKGIGRMLEEYCTDLARKRNCDRIQVHCHSRRTDAHRFYARQGFTEAPKYFSKMLNESE; encoded by the coding sequence ATGATTAGAGAAGCAAAAGTAGAGGACTGGAAAGACATATCCGAATTATTAGAGCAGTTGGGTTATTCAGAGACAGAAGCGTTCATGCAAGAAAAAATAGAAAAGCTAGTCCTGCATCCGGATGAGGAATTATTAGTTTTCGAGGAAGATCATAAAGTAGTCGCTTGCATTTCCATGCATTACATACCTCAATTAGGGCTCACAGGGGATACTGCAATTATAAGCTATCTTGTGGTAAGTAATGCCATTAGGAGTAAGGGAATTGGACGGATGCTTGAGGAATATTGCACTGATTTAGCTAGAAAAAGAAACTGTGACCGAATTCAAGTTCATTGCCACTCCAGAAGAACTGATGCGCATAGATTTTATGCCCGACAAGGATTTACTGAAGCTCCAAAATATTTTTCAAAGATGTTAAATGAATCCGAATAA
- a CDS encoding AraC family transcriptional regulator has protein sequence MKSPYGGRLVLHLNYSKDIEKCVEYIEAHIKENITVEEIAAEVGYSVYHFCRVFSLCKEMSVMEYVRSRKLSLASIELFAGRRIIDIALDYGFETQSGFTKAFRKAFGYSPTQYAARMDGFTKGKTLIEIGGFIMNPVIVRKPAFKVAGYGIQTNVAGSMYTKDIASFWSHYEGENLESKMYKILNPPKHGEVGLCIPSSDNGNATYLLGVIVEDYSKVEDDMLTMDVPEAEYAVFTTPPVDTSTDTEQIQFAQVIKSTWKYIFEEWFKDSGYDYDDSKLDFEFYDERCHSRPDTVMEIYVPVKKSTE, from the coding sequence ATGAAATCACCGTACGGGGGAAGGCTGGTGCTGCACTTGAATTACAGTAAAGATATAGAGAAATGTGTTGAATATATTGAAGCTCATATCAAAGAAAATATAACAGTGGAAGAAATAGCCGCTGAGGTTGGATATTCGGTGTATCATTTTTGCCGAGTGTTCAGCTTATGCAAGGAAATGTCCGTGATGGAATATGTGCGGAGCCGGAAATTATCTTTAGCGTCCATTGAATTGTTTGCCGGCAGAAGAATCATTGATATCGCGCTGGACTATGGTTTTGAGACACAAAGTGGTTTCACTAAGGCCTTTCGTAAGGCTTTTGGCTATAGCCCGACACAGTATGCCGCACGGATGGACGGATTTACTAAAGGAAAAACACTAATTGAAATCGGAGGTTTTATAATGAACCCTGTTATTGTTCGCAAGCCTGCATTTAAGGTCGCTGGGTATGGGATCCAAACTAATGTTGCTGGAAGTATGTACACCAAGGATATTGCATCTTTTTGGAGTCATTATGAGGGTGAGAATCTGGAGTCCAAAATGTATAAAATACTAAACCCGCCTAAACACGGAGAAGTCGGCTTATGTATTCCTTCCTCAGATAATGGCAATGCGACTTATCTTCTAGGTGTTATTGTAGAGGACTACTCCAAGGTGGAAGATGATATGTTGACGATGGATGTGCCAGAAGCCGAGTATGCTGTGTTCACAACGCCGCCAGTGGATACATCAACGGATACAGAGCAAATACAGTTTGCACAGGTTATAAAAAGCACATGGAAGTACATCTTCGAAGAATGGTTTAAGGATAGTGGCTACGATTATGATGATAGTAAGCTGGATTTCGAATTCTATGATGAACGCTGCCACTCGCGGCCGGATACGGTGATGGAGATTTATGTTCCTGTGAAAAAATCGACCGAATGA
- a CDS encoding aminotransferase-like domain-containing protein, with amino-acid sequence MLYQFSARAHTLLSSPLLSIRTQTRRSSMISLAEELPAEELFPLSLLAEAASTVISADAGALQYGDPAGYGPLREWLAGDWLREKGVTVTEGGVLLTTGSQQAIDLLSRVYIDPGDRVLVENPTSPGFLQTLRMQGAIIIPVEGDLDGLHPDHLRRQIELHKPKMLFATPSFTNPSGILWSLERRREVLDLCIAYNILIVEDDSYGDLHFQKYGEHWATRYPSLYALENISDGGHVLYIGSFSKTVAPALRTGWAAGSREVIGMMAAAKQMADWQSSALNQRLLHHLLDVTAFDLREHIAQLNREYNTRLKLMVELLKRPAWKGSSYDLPSGGMFLWVSPPEGMDVMALLKCALGKGVAFLPGPLCSVDGSGNHIRLNFSHPGRDELLLGMNLMSEAVKEFTARS; translated from the coding sequence ATGCTTTACCAATTTTCTGCTCGCGCGCACACACTGCTATCGTCACCGCTTCTAAGTATTCGCACCCAAACACGGAGAAGCTCCATGATATCGCTTGCTGAAGAATTACCAGCGGAAGAACTGTTCCCATTATCGCTGCTTGCCGAAGCAGCCTCTACGGTGATATCTGCAGATGCAGGAGCACTTCAATATGGTGATCCTGCAGGGTATGGTCCACTTCGGGAGTGGCTTGCCGGGGATTGGCTCAGAGAAAAAGGGGTAACTGTTACTGAGGGTGGAGTTCTGCTAACAACGGGGAGCCAGCAAGCGATTGATTTGTTGTCGCGGGTGTATATTGATCCGGGAGATCGTGTATTAGTAGAAAATCCGACATCTCCAGGATTCTTACAAACTCTTCGGATGCAGGGTGCCATCATTATTCCTGTAGAGGGTGACTTGGACGGGCTTCATCCAGATCATTTGCGGAGGCAAATTGAACTGCATAAGCCTAAGATGTTGTTCGCAACACCAAGCTTTACGAATCCAAGTGGCATCCTATGGAGCTTAGAGAGACGGCGTGAGGTGTTGGATCTTTGCATCGCGTATAACATCCTGATTGTAGAAGATGATTCTTATGGTGATCTACATTTCCAGAAGTATGGTGAACATTGGGCCACAAGATATCCATCCTTGTATGCGCTGGAAAATATAAGTGATGGCGGACACGTATTATATATCGGTTCGTTCAGCAAGACCGTTGCGCCCGCGCTGCGGACGGGCTGGGCTGCAGGTAGCCGGGAAGTGATCGGGATGATGGCTGCTGCCAAGCAGATGGCAGACTGGCAATCGAGCGCATTAAATCAGCGGCTCTTGCATCATTTATTGGATGTGACCGCTTTTGATCTTCGTGAGCATATTGCGCAGCTGAACCGAGAATATAACACCCGACTGAAGTTAATGGTTGAACTGCTAAAACGTCCAGCTTGGAAAGGAAGCTCCTACGACCTGCCGTCAGGAGGTATGTTTCTATGGGTATCTCCACCGGAGGGGATGGATGTTATGGCACTGCTAAAATGTGCGCTAGGTAAGGGAGTGGCATTTTTGCCAGGACCGTTATGTAGCGTAGATGGAAGCGGAAATCACATTCGTCTTAACTTCAGCCATCCCGGCCGGGATGAGCTGCTTCTCGGCATGAATCTGATGAGCGAGGCGGTTAAGGAGTTCACGGCTCGGAGTTAG
- a CDS encoding DUF2161 family putative PD-(D/E)XK-type phosphodiesterase → MAVRHETELYAPLKVFFEKQGYSIKGEVRTCDLVGIREDLEHPLIVEMKKSFNLALLLQGVERLKLSPTVYLAVERVRDKKGAVNQRWGELSGLCRRLGLGLITVVFYKTKAPLVEVLVEPDETPPAQRSNKRRRERLLYEFRERSGDYNIGGSTRVKLVTAYREKALRVALSLQAAEAEAAVAAEKAAAKASLAAGKRAAASTAAQAPALSAAPEGRAAGDTAAREAAAAGTRSGAPSAASSARSAGISPAELRKRSGVPNAAAMLQHNYYGWFHRVSRGRYTLTPAGQAALVEYAAITGGVPHDSNHHSN, encoded by the coding sequence ATGGCGGTACGACATGAAACGGAGCTGTATGCTCCTTTGAAGGTTTTTTTTGAAAAGCAAGGATACAGCATCAAGGGTGAGGTTCGGACTTGTGATTTGGTGGGTATTCGTGAGGATTTAGAGCACCCTCTAATCGTAGAGATGAAAAAATCGTTCAACCTCGCCTTGCTTCTGCAAGGGGTAGAACGGCTAAAGCTCAGTCCTACGGTCTATCTCGCAGTAGAACGTGTCCGTGATAAAAAAGGGGCGGTAAACCAGCGCTGGGGCGAGCTTAGCGGACTGTGCCGCCGTCTTGGTCTCGGGCTGATCACCGTTGTTTTTTATAAGACCAAGGCCCCGCTGGTCGAGGTGCTCGTCGAGCCGGACGAGACGCCACCTGCGCAGCGCAGCAACAAGCGGCGGCGCGAGCGCCTGCTCTATGAGTTCCGCGAGCGCAGCGGAGACTACAACATCGGCGGCAGCACGCGCGTCAAGCTCGTGACGGCCTACCGAGAGAAAGCGCTGCGTGTCGCGCTTTCTCTGCAGGCAGCGGAGGCGGAAGCCGCCGTCGCTGCCGAGAAGGCCGCTGCGAAGGCTTCGCTCGCAGCGGGCAAACGTGCAGCGGCGAGCACCGCTGCACAGGCTCCGGCGCTGAGCGCAGCGCCGGAGGGGCGTGCTGCCGGGGACACGGCAGCACGGGAGGCAGCGGCGGCTGGCACGCGAAGCGGTGCCCCTAGCGCTGCCTCAAGCGCCCGCTCGGCCGGGATCTCTCCGGCCGAACTGCGGAAGCGTAGCGGCGTACCGAACGCCGCCGCTATGCTGCAGCACAACTACTACGGCTGGTTCCACCGTGTCAGCCGTGGGCGCTATACCCTGACTCCAGCCGGTCAGGCCGCGCTAGTAGAATACGCCGCTATAACTGGCGGCGTACCCCATGACAGCAATCATCACAGTAATTAG
- a CDS encoding phosphodiester glycosidase family protein, which yields MMTPVKRVNRFFMLLTAPFLGLLICMWWYRPPLELDLDVGQFAPISGPLNETAVLKKDLTLAEGTASYTIDAVSASAKLYKGTTTAMNKLVETAKTQASRPELIYNRRISAKLGIPSEVLTSDRIRIELYKLNPGNYKAYALKIKLKDPTAMQMSLAKEATGGAETTMHAVQSHGAIAGINAGGFADKAGKRYPLSTTVVDGKYLNGFEPTFKDLSFVGLNKSGQLIGGKFYSRAQLDQLEPVFGATFVPVLLKNNVKVPIPEKWKTSPNRAPRTVIGNYKDDQLLIFVADGYNELGSSGARLEEIQNKLYNMGVMDAYNLDGGGSSSLIFNGRVVNKPSDGNLRAVPTNFLFFK from the coding sequence ATGATGACGCCAGTCAAGAGAGTGAACCGTTTCTTTATGCTTCTGACCGCACCTTTTTTAGGTTTACTGATATGTATGTGGTGGTATAGACCTCCGCTCGAGCTGGATCTTGATGTAGGACAATTCGCACCTATCTCAGGGCCTTTGAATGAAACAGCTGTCCTAAAAAAGGATTTAACCCTAGCCGAAGGCACTGCATCCTACACCATAGATGCAGTCAGCGCTAGCGCTAAGCTATATAAAGGAACCACTACTGCTATGAATAAGTTAGTCGAGACAGCGAAGACTCAAGCGAGCCGTCCTGAGCTTATCTATAACCGCCGGATATCTGCCAAGCTTGGAATACCTTCTGAGGTCCTTACTAGCGACCGGATTAGAATCGAGCTGTATAAGCTGAATCCAGGTAACTATAAGGCCTATGCTTTGAAGATCAAATTGAAGGATCCAACTGCGATGCAAATGAGTCTTGCGAAGGAAGCTACTGGTGGCGCAGAAACCACTATGCACGCTGTACAAAGTCATGGTGCTATTGCAGGTATTAATGCTGGAGGTTTTGCGGATAAAGCCGGAAAACGCTATCCCTTAAGCACTACTGTGGTTGATGGAAAGTATCTCAATGGTTTCGAGCCGACATTCAAGGATCTCAGCTTCGTAGGTCTGAACAAGTCCGGACAGTTAATCGGCGGGAAATTTTACAGTCGCGCACAGTTAGATCAACTCGAACCCGTATTTGGTGCAACCTTTGTGCCTGTTCTACTTAAGAATAACGTCAAAGTACCGATCCCGGAAAAGTGGAAAACATCCCCCAATCGGGCGCCACGTACAGTAATCGGTAATTATAAGGATGATCAGCTTCTCATCTTTGTAGCGGATGGCTATAATGAGCTTGGCAGCTCTGGTGCCCGACTAGAGGAAATTCAGAACAAGCTATATAACATGGGTGTCATGGATGCTTATAATCTGGATGGTGGAGGATCGTCATCACTCATCTTCAATGGAAGAGTAGTCAACAAGCCATCAGACGGAAATCTTAGAGCTGTACCAACCAATTTCCTGTTTTTTAAATGA